One stretch of Centroberyx gerrardi isolate f3 chromosome 13, fCenGer3.hap1.cur.20231027, whole genome shotgun sequence DNA includes these proteins:
- the LOC144542117 gene encoding tripartite motif-containing protein 16-like produces MAQQGIQLDGAKLCCSICLDLLKDPVTIPCGHSYCMSCIKSCWDEEDQKKIHSCPQCRQTFTPRPVLVKNTMLAELVEDLKKTGLQAAPPDRCYAGPGDVACDVCTGRKVKALKSCLVCPASYCEQHLQPHYDAAPLKKHKLVEATMKLQENICSRHDEVMKLFCRTDQQCICCFCSMDEHKGHDTVSAAAEWTERQKELGVSRQKMQQRIQDREKDVKVLQQEVEAINLSADKAVEDSEKIFTELVRLIEKRSSDVKEQIRSRQKAEASRAEELQEKLKQEIAELRRKDAELEQLSHTEDHTHFLHNYPSLSRLSESTDSPSTNIRPLRYFEDVTAAVSEARDKLQNILTEEWPKISWTVTEVDVLLSQPREPKTRAEFLQYSRQITLDPNTANTNLSLSEGNRKATRVIEKQLYSSHPDRFNKWRQVLSREGLTGRCYWEVEWSRGRVSIAVSYKDISRTGGTCEFGYNDKSWALDYYYNQFIHNNIKTPIPGPLSSRVGVYLDHRAGILSFYSVSETMTLIHRVQTTFTQPLYPGLWLGVRATAELCKHK; encoded by the coding sequence ATGGCGCAGCAAGGAATTCAGCTGGACGGAGCAAAACTCTGCTGTTCGATCtgtctggatctactgaaggatccggtgactattccctgtgggcacagctactgcatgagctgtattaaaagctgctgggatgaagaggatcagaagaaaatccacagctGCCCCCAGTGCAGACAGACCTTCACACCAAGGCCTGTCCTGGTGAAAAATACCATGTTAGCAGAGTTGGTGGAGGACCTGAAGAAGACAGGACTCcaagctgctcctcctgatcGCTGCTATGCCGGACCTGGAGATGTGGCCTGTGATGTCTGCACTGGGAGAAAGGTGAAAGCCCTCAAGTCCTGTCTGGTGTGTCCGGCCTCTTACTGtgagcagcacctccagcctcactaTGATGCAGCTCCATTAAAGAAACACAAGCTAGTCGAAGCCACCATGAAACTTCAGGAGAACATCTGCTCTCGTCATGATGAGGTGATGAAGCTTTTCTGCCGTACTGATCAGCAGTGTATCTGTTGTTTCTGCTCCATGGATGAACATAAAGGCCACGACAcagtctcagctgcagcagaatggactgagaggcagaaagagctcGGGGTGAGTCGGCAGAAAATGCAGCAGAGAatccaggacagagagaaagatgtgaaGGTGCTTCAACAGGAGGTGGAGGCTATCAATCTCTCTGCTGATAAAGCAGTGGAGGACAGCGAGAAGATCTTCACTGAGCTGGTCCGTCTCATTGAGAAAAGAAGCTCTGATGTGAAGGAGCAGATCAGATCCCGGCAGAAAGCGGAAGCGAGTCGGGCCGAAGAACttcaggagaagctgaagcaggagatcgctgagctgaggaggaaagacgctgagctggagcagctctcacacacagaggatcacaCCCATTTTCTACACAATTACCCCTCGCTGTCACGTCTCAGTGAATCTACAGACTCACCCAGCACCAATATCCGTCCTCTGCGCTACTTTGAGgatgtgactgcagctgtgtcagaggccagAGATAAACTACAGAACATTCTTACAGAGGAATGGCCTAAGATCTCATGGacagtgactgaagtggatgTTTTACTGTCACAACCAAGAGAGCCCAAGACCAGAGCTGAATTCTTACAATATTCACGTCAAATCACACTggatccaaacacagcaaacacaaatcTGTCATTATCTGAGGGGAACAGAAAAGCAACACGTGTGATAGAAAAACAATTATATTCTAGTCACCCAGACAGATTCAATAAATGGCGTCAGGTCCTGAgtagagagggtctgactggacgttgttactgggaggtggagtggagcaGGGGCAGAGTTTCAATAGCAGTCTCATATAAGGATATTAGCAGAACAGGGGGTACATGTGAGTTTGGATACAATGACAAGTCTTGGGCATTAGATTATTACTACAATCAATTCATACATAACAATATCAAAACTCCCATCCCAGGTCCTCTGTCCTCCAGAGTAGGAGTGTACCTGGATCACAGAGCAGgtattctgtccttctacagcgtCTCTGAAACCATGACTCTCATCCACAGAGTCCAGACCACATTCACTCAGCCTCTCTATCCTGGACTTTGGCTTGGTGTTAGAGCCACTGCTGAGTTGTGTAAGCACAAGTAG
- the LOC144542111 gene encoding tripartite motif-containing protein 16-like: MAQQGIQLDGAKFCCSICLDLLKDPVTIPCGHSYCMSCIKSCWDEEDQKKIHSCPQCRQTFTPRPVLVKNTMLAELVEDLKKTGLQAAPPDRCYAGPGDVACDVCTGRKLKALKSCLVCLASYCEQHLQPHYESSTFKKHKLVEATVKLQENICSHHDEVMKIFCRTDQQCICYLCSMDEHKGHDTVSAAAEWTERQKELGVSRQKIQQRIQDREKDVKVLQQEVEAINLSADKAVEDSEKNFTELVRLIEKRSSDVKEQIRSQQKAEASRAEELQEKLKQEIAELRRKDAELEQLSHTEDHTHFLHNYPSLSRLSESTDSPGTNIHPLWYFEDVTAAVSEARDKLQDILTEEWTKISLTVTEVDVLLSQPIEPKTRAEFLQYSCQITLDPNTANTYLSLSEGNTKATVMKKTQLYSSHPDRFTDKRQVLSREGLTGRCYWEVEWSGTAVSIAAAYKDISRTGGTCEFGCNDKSWALDYFYNKFIHNNIKTPIPVPRSSRVGVYLDHRAGILSFYSVSETMTLLHRVQTTFTQPLYPGLWLHCYYGDTAELSKLK; the protein is encoded by the coding sequence ATGGCGCAGCAAGGAATTCAGCTGGACGGGGCAAAATTCTGCTGTTCGATCtgtctggatctactgaaggatccggtgactattccctgtgggcacagctactgcatgagctgtattaaaagctgctgggatgaagaggatcagaagaaaatccacagctGCCCCCAGTGCAGACAGACCTTCACACCAAGGCCTGTCCTGGTGAAAAATACCATGTTAGCAGAGTTGGTGGAGGACCTGAAGAAGACAGGACTCcaagctgctcctcctgatcGCTGCTATGCCGGACCTGGAGATGTGGCCTGTGATGTCTGCACTGGGAGAAAGCTGAAAGCCCTCAAGTCCtgtctggtgtgtctggcctcttactgtgagcagcacctccagcctcactaTGAATCTTCtacctttaaaaaacacaagctgGTCGAAGCCACCGTGAAGCTTCAGGAGAACATCTGCTCTCATCATGACGAGGTGATGAAGATTTTCTGCCGTACTGATCAGCAGTGTATCTGTTATCTCTGCTCCATGGATGAACATAAAGGCCACGACAcagtctcagctgcagcagaatggactgagaggcagaaagagctcGGGGTGAGTCGGCAAAAAATCCAGCAGAGAatccaggacagagagaaagacgtgaAGGTGCTTCAACAGGAGGTGGAGGCTATCAATCTCTCTGCTGATAAAGCAGTGGAGGACAGCGAGAAGAACTTCACTGAGCTGGTCCGTCTCATTGAGAAAAGAAGCTCTGATGTGAAGGAGCAGATCAGATCCCAGCAGAAAGCGGAAGCGAGTCGGGCCGAAGAACttcaggagaagctgaagcaggagattgctgagctgaggaggaaagacgctgagctggagcagctctcacacacagaggatcacaCCCATTTTCTACACAATTACCCCTCGCTGTCACGTCTCAGTGAATCTACAGACTCACCCGGCACCAATATCCATCCTCTGTGGTACTTTGAGgatgtgactgcagctgtgtcagaggccagAGATAAACTACAGGACATTCTTACAGAGGAATGGACTAAGATCTCATTGacagtgactgaagtggatgTTTTACTGTCACAACCAATAGAGCCCAAGACCAGAGCTGAATTCTTACAATATTCATGTCAAATCACACTggatccaaacacagcaaacacataTCTGTCATTATCTGAGGGGAACACAAAAGCAACAGTCATGAAAAAAACCCAGTTATATTCTAGTCACCCAGACAGATTCACTGACAAGCGTCAGGTCCTGAgtagagagggtctgactggacgttgttactgggaggtggagtggagcgGGACGGCAGTTTCAATAGCAGCCGCATATAAGGATATTAGCAGAACAGGGGGTACATGTGAGTTCGGATGCAATGACAAGTCTTGGGCATTAGATTATTTCtacaataaattcatacataacAATATCAAAACTCCCATCCCAGTCCCTCGGTCCTCCAGAGTAGGAGTGTACCTGGATCACAGAGCAGgtattctgtccttctacagcgtctctgaaaccatgactctcctccacagagtccagaccACATTCACTCAGCCTCTCTATCCTGGACTTTGGCTTCATTGTTATTATGGAGACACTGCTGAGTTGAGTAAGCTCAAGTAG
- the LOC144542114 gene encoding tripartite motif-containing protein 16-like: MAQQGIQLDGAKLCCSICLDLLKDPVTIPCGHSYCMSCIKSCWDEEDQKKIHSCPQCRQTFTPRPVLVKNTMLAELVEDLKKTGLQAAPPDRCYAGPGDVACDFCTGRKLKAIKSCLMCLASYCEQHLQPHYDVAPLKKHKLVEATMKLQENICSRHDEVMKIFCRTDQQCICYLCSMDEHKGHDTVSAAAERTERQKELGVSRQKIQQRIQNGEKDVKVLQHEVKAINLSADKAVEDSEKIFTELVRLIEKRSSDVKEQIRSRQKAEASRAEELQEKLKQEIAELRRKDAELEQLSHTEDHTHFLHNYPSLSRLSESTDSPSTNIHPLRYFEDVTAAVSEARDKLQDILTEEWPKISWTVTEVDVLLSQPREPKTRAEFLQYSRQITLDPNTANTNLSLSEGNRKATRVIEKQLYSSHPDRFNKWRQVLSREGLTGRCYWEVEWSRGRVSIAVSYKDISRTGGTCEFGYNDKSWALDYYYNQFIHNNIKTPIPGPLSSRVGVYLDHRAGILSFYSVSETMTLIHRVQTTFTQPLYPGLWLGVRATAELCKHK, from the coding sequence ATGGCGCAGCAAGGAATTCAGCTGGACGGGGCAAAACTCTGCTGTTCGATCtgtctggatctactgaaggatccggtgactattccctgtgggcacagctactgcatgagctgtattaaaagctgctgggatgaagaggatcagaagaaaatccacagctGCCCCCAGTGCAGACAGACCTTCACACCAAGGCCTGTCCTGGTGAAAAATACCATGTTAGCAGAGTTGGTGGAGGACCTGAAGAAGACAGGACTCcaagctgctcctcctgatcGCTGCTATGCCGGACCTGGAGATGTGGCCTGTGATTTCTGCACTGGGAGAAAGCTGAAAGCCATCAAGTCCTGTCTGATGTGTCTGGCCTCTTACTGtgagcagcacctccagcctcactaTGATGTAGCTCCATTAAAGAAACACAAGCTGGTCGAAGCCACCATGAAGCTTCAGGAGAACATCTGCTCTCGTCATGATGAGGTGATGAAGATTTTCTGCCGTACTGATCAGCAGTGTATCTGTTATCTCTGCTCCATGGATGAACATAAAGGCCACGACAcagtctcagctgcagcagaaaggactgagaggcagaaagagctcGGGGTGAGTCGGCAAAAAATCCAGCAGAGAATCCAGAACGGAGAGAAAGATGTGAAGGTGCTTCAACATGAGGTGAAGGCTATCAATCTCTCTGCTGATAAAGCAGTGGAGGACAGCGAGAAGATCTTCACTGAGCTGGTCCGTCTCATTGAGAAAAGAAGCTCTGATGTGAAGGAGCAGATCAGATCCCGGCAGAAAGCGGAAGCGAGTCGGGCCGAAGAACttcaggagaagctgaagcaggagatcgctgagctgaggaggaaagacgctgagctggagcagctctcacacacagaggatcacaCCCATTTTCTACACAATTACCCCTCGCTGTCACGTCTCAGTGAATCTACAGACTCACCCAGCACCAATATCCATCCTCTGCGCTACTTTGAGgatgtgactgcagctgtgtcagaggccagAGATAAACTACAGGACATTCTTACAGAGGAATGGCCTAAGATCTCATGGacagtgactgaagtggatgTTTTACTGTCACAACCAAGAGAGCCCAAGACCAGAGCTGAATTCTTACAATATTCACGTCAAATCACACTggatccaaacacagcaaacacaaatcTGTCATTATCTGAGGGGAACAGAAAAGCAACACGTGTGATAGAAAAACAATTATATTCTAGTCACCCAGACAGATTCAATAAATGGCGTCAGGTCCTGAgtagagagggtctgactggacgttgttactgggaggtggagtggagcaGGGGCAGAGTTTCAATAGCAGTCTCATATAAGGATATTAGCAGAACAGGGGGTACATGTGAGTTTGGATACAATGACAAGTCTTGGGCATTAGATTATTACTACAATCAATTCATACATAACAATATCAAAACTCCCATCCCAGGCCCTCTGTCCTCCAGAGTAGGAGTGTACCTGGATCACAGAGCAGgtattctgtccttctacagcgtCTCTGAAACCATGACTCTCATCCACAGAGTCCAGACCACATTCACTCAGCCTCTCTATCCTGGACTTTGGCTTGGTGTTAGAGCCACTGCTGAGTTGTGTAAGCACAAGTAG
- the LOC144537814 gene encoding tripartite motif-containing protein 16-like has translation MAQQGIQLDEAKFCCSICLDLLKDPVTIPCGHSYCMSCIKSCWDEEDQKKIHSCPQCAQTFTPRPVLVKNTMLAELVEDQKKTGLQAAPPDRCYAGPGDVACDVCTGRKLKALKSCLVCLASYCEQHLQPHYESSTFKKHKLVEATMKLQENICSCHDEVMKIFCRTDQQCICYLCSMDEHKGHDTVSAAAERTERQKELGVSRQKIQQRIQNREKDVKVLQQEVEATNLSADKAVEDSEKIFTELVRLIEKRSSDVKEQIRSRQKAEVSRAEELQEKLKQEIAELRRKDAELEQLSHTEDHTHFLHNYPSLSRLSESTDSPSTNIHPLRYFEDVTAAVSEARDKLQDILTEEWPKISGTVTEVDVLLPQPEPKTRAGFLKYSRQITLDPNTANTQLSLSEGNKKATCMREKQLYYSHPDRFIEWHLVLSREGLTGRCYWEVERSGSRVSIAVAYKDISRRGTFNECVFGYNDKSWALDCYNNSYQFIHNNIRTPIPGPRSSRVGVYLDHRAGILSFYRVSETMTLLHRVQTTFTQPLYPGFGLYIGATVELSKLK, from the coding sequence ATGGCGCAGCAAGGAATTCAGCTGGACGAGGCAAAATTCTGCTGTTCGATCtgtctggatctactgaaggatccggtgactattccctgtgggcacagctactgcatgagctgtattaaaagctgctgggatgaagaggatcagaagaaaatccacagctGCCCCCAGTGCGCACAAACCTTCACACCAAGGCCTGTCCTGGTGAAAAATACCATGTTAGCAGAGTTGGTGGAGGACCAGAAGAAGACAGGACTCcaagctgctcctcctgatcGCTGCTATGCCGGACCTGGAGATGTGGCCTGTGATGTCTGCACTGGGAGAAAGCTGAAAGCCCTCAAGTCCtgtctggtgtgtctggcctcttactgtgagcagcacctccagcctcactaTGAATCTTCtacctttaaaaaacacaagctgGTCGAAGCCACCATGAAGCTTCAGGAGAACATCTGCTCTTGTCATGACGAGGTGATGAAGATTTTCTGCCGTACTGATCAGCAGTGTATCTGTTATCTCTGCTCCATGGATGAACATAAAGGCCACGACAcagtctcagctgcagcagaaaggactgagaggcagaaagagctcGGGGTGAGTCGGCAAAAAATCCAGCAGAGAAtccagaacagagagaaagatgtgaaGGTGCTTCAACAGGAGGTGGAGGCTACCAATCTCTCTGCTGATAAAGCAGTGGAGGACAGCGAGAAGATCTTCACTGAGCTGGTCCGTCTCATTGAGAAAAGAAGCTCTGATGTGAAGGAGCAGATCAGATCCCGGCAGAAAGCGGAAGTGAGTCGGGCCGAAGAACttcaggagaagctgaagcaggagatcgctgagctgaggaggaaagacgctgagctggagcagctctcacacacagaggatcacaCCCATTTTCTACACAATTACCCCTCGCTGTCACGTCTCAGTGAATCTACAGACTCACCCAGCACCAATATCCATCCTCTGCGCTACTTTGAGgatgtgactgcagctgtgtcagaggccagAGATAAACTACAGGACATTCTTACAGAGGAATGGCCTAAGATCTCAGGGacagtgactgaagtggatgTTTTACTGCCACAACCAGAGCCCAAGACCAGAGCTGGATTCTTAAAATATTCACGTCAAATCACACTggatccaaacacagcaaacacacagctgtcatTATCTGAGGGGAACAAAAAAGCAACATGcatgagagaaaaacagttaTATTATAGTCACCCAGACAGATTCATTGAATGGCATCTGGTCCTGAgtagagagggtctgactggacgttgttactgggaggtggagaggagcgGGAGCAGAGTTTCAATAGCAGTCGCATATAAGGATATTAGCAGAAGAGGGACTTTTAATGAATGTGTATTTGGATACAATGACAAGTCTTGGGCATTAGATTGTTACAACAATAGTTATCAATTCATACATAACAATATCAGAACTCCCATCCCAGGCCCTCGGTCCTCCAGAGTAGGAGTGTACCTGGATCACAGAGCAGgtattctgtccttctacagagtctctgaaaccatgactctcctccacagagtccagaccACATTCACTCAGCCTCTCTATCCTGGATTTGGGCTTTATATTGGAGCCACTGTTGAGTTGAGTAAGCTCAAGTAG